In a genomic window of candidate division KSB1 bacterium:
- a CDS encoding PrsW family intramembrane metalloprotease yields the protein MNPAHFDPQVIVHILVGLLPVLVFLAMLVWLDSFKLIRWRAILLALAAGGAAALISLFANSFLLEWSGAARLLYSRYAAPIIEETCKALYLIFLIKTHRVGFMVDSAIHGFAAGAGFACLENIYYLQSLPDSNLLLWIVRGFGTAIMHGGTTAIFAMMAKNRADRRAAGWRAFLPALAAAILIHASFNHFLLPPLFLTALLLVTLPLLMVLVFQQSENSTRDWLEVGFDTDRELLELITSEGVSQSKVGIYLQSLRKTFPAEIVVDILCYLRLRLELAIKAKGFLLMREAGFKPGPDAELEKMFEELAYLQKSIGKTGILAVSPFVSARSQDLWQLQMLGRK from the coding sequence ATGAATCCGGCGCATTTCGATCCGCAAGTCATCGTTCACATCCTCGTCGGCCTGTTGCCGGTTCTGGTGTTTCTGGCGATGCTGGTGTGGCTCGACAGTTTTAAATTGATTCGCTGGCGTGCCATTTTGCTGGCGCTGGCTGCCGGCGGCGCGGCAGCTTTAATCAGTTTGTTCGCCAACAGTTTTCTCCTGGAGTGGAGCGGCGCCGCGCGCTTATTGTATTCGCGCTACGCCGCGCCGATTATAGAAGAGACGTGCAAGGCGCTCTATTTGATCTTTCTCATCAAAACGCATCGCGTCGGCTTTATGGTCGACAGCGCCATTCACGGGTTTGCCGCCGGCGCCGGCTTTGCCTGTCTGGAAAACATTTATTATTTGCAGTCGCTGCCGGATTCCAATCTGTTGTTGTGGATCGTTCGCGGCTTCGGCACGGCGATCATGCACGGCGGCACGACGGCGATTTTTGCGATGATGGCGAAAAATCGCGCCGATCGCCGCGCCGCCGGATGGCGCGCGTTTCTTCCGGCGTTGGCGGCGGCGATCTTGATTCATGCCAGTTTCAATCATTTTCTGCTGCCGCCGCTGTTTTTGACCGCCCTGCTGCTCGTCACCCTGCCGCTGTTGATGGTGTTGGTTTTCCAGCAAAGCGAAAATTCCACCCGCGATTGGCTGGAGGTGGGATTCGACACCGATCGTGAGCTGCTGGAATTGATCACGAGCGAAGGCGTTTCGCAATCGAAAGTCGGCATCTATCTGCAATCGCTGCGCAAAACTTTTCCGGCGGAAATCGTCGTGGACATTCTGTGTTATTTGCGTCTGCGCCTGGAGCTGGCGATCAAGGCCAAGGGCTTTTTGTTGATGCGGGAAGCGGGCTTCAAACCCGGCCCCGATGCCGAGCTCGAAAAGATGTTCGAGGAGCTGGCGTATTTGCAAAAAAGCATCGGCAAAACCGGCATTCTGGCGGTTTCGCCTTTTGTCAGCGCGCGCAGCCAGGATTTGTGGCAGTTGCAGATGTTGGGGCGGAAGTAA
- a CDS encoding response regulator, protein MFVLVVDDEQDIDILFQQKFRREIKEAKFIFRFARSGEEALQILQDAGLAELVLILSDINMPGMTGLELLKRIKEKNGKQKVFLVTAYGDEYNYQQAIDAGADDFVSKPIDFDELKTKMYEALKIF, encoded by the coding sequence ATGTTCGTTCTCGTCGTGGATGATGAGCAGGATATTGACATACTGTTTCAACAAAAGTTCCGGCGTGAAATCAAAGAGGCGAAATTCATCTTCCGCTTTGCGCGTTCCGGCGAAGAAGCGCTGCAAATTCTGCAAGACGCCGGCCTGGCCGAGCTGGTGCTGATTCTTTCCGACATCAACATGCCGGGCATGACCGGCCTGGAGCTGCTGAAAAGAATCAAGGAGAAAAACGGCAAGCAAAAGGTTTTTCTGGTCACGGCTTACGGCGATGAATACAATTATCAGCAGGCCATCGACGCCGGCGCCGATGATTTCGTCAGCAAGCCGATCGATTTCGATGAGCTGAAGACGAAGATGTACGAGGCGTTGAAAATATTCTGA
- a CDS encoding ATP-binding protein, producing MTATKNLAALVIKNDLAELARVSAIVEDLGQKHGVSPEALYAVNLALEEILVNVISYGYADQDEHQIIVRFHLEAGDFVVEIEDDARPFNPLEAPTPDVEAPLAEKPIGGLGIHLTRTMMDGMAYRRERGKNILAMRKKIAIAHQG from the coding sequence ATGACCGCCACCAAAAACCTCGCTGCCCTCGTCATCAAAAACGATCTCGCGGAGCTGGCGCGTGTGAGCGCGATCGTCGAGGACTTGGGCCAAAAGCACGGCGTCTCGCCTGAAGCGCTGTACGCTGTCAACCTCGCCCTGGAAGAGATTCTGGTCAACGTTATTTCCTACGGATATGCGGATCAAGACGAGCATCAAATCATCGTCCGTTTTCACCTCGAAGCCGGCGATTTTGTCGTCGAGATCGAAGACGACGCCCGGCCGTTCAATCCCCTGGAGGCGCCGACACCGGACGTCGAGGCGCCGCTGGCGGAAAAGCCCATCGGCGGCTTGGGCATTCATTTGACGCGGACGATGATGGACGGCATGGCCTACCGGCGCGAGCGCGGCAAAAACATTTTGGCCATGAGAAAAAAAATCGCCATCGCTCACCAGGGTTAG
- a CDS encoding STAS domain-containing protein yields MEITQTKHGDILVIGPKGKLDANTSKMFEDRLIPLIDQGHKKILADFSQLDYISSAGLRVLLLAARKLSDGGGKIALCSLKPSIKTVFDIAGFSAVFSIFTTQEDGITGFTK; encoded by the coding sequence ATGGAAATCACACAAACCAAACACGGCGACATTTTGGTGATCGGCCCAAAAGGAAAGCTGGACGCCAACACTTCCAAAATGTTCGAAGACCGCCTGATACCGCTCATCGACCAGGGTCACAAAAAGATTCTGGCCGATTTTTCTCAATTGGATTACATCAGCAGCGCCGGACTGCGGGTGTTGCTGCTGGCGGCGAGAAAATTAAGCGATGGCGGCGGCAAGATCGCTTTGTGTTCCCTGAAGCCATCGATTAAAACCGTTTTCGACATCGCCGGTTTTTCCGCTGTTTTCTCCATTTTTACCACTCAAGAAGACGGGATTACAGGTTTTACCAAGTAA
- a CDS encoding SpoIIE family protein phosphatase: MPTKILVVDDEPDLELMISQKFRKQVRDKELQFDFVKSGVEALNRLQTNGEPDVILTDINMPEMDGLTLLAKLSEQYPLIKSVIVSAYGDMSNIRTALNRGAFDFVTKPIDFNDLEITLKKTIHEALAFKQAVKDRDQLLSIQQELEVARKIQQSIVPRKFPAFPGRKEFDLYAEMIPAKDVGGDFYDFFLIDDDRLGFVIGDVSGKGVPAALFMAVSKTLLKATALKGLPPDECLQQINRVLHLESVSAMFVTIFYGILNTRTGEVDYCNGGHNPPYILRAGGGVEMVASTGGLVLGAMRNTAYHAKKMTLQSGDGIFLYTDGVTEAMNRDNEQFTEERLEEKLKAGRDTTLPNIVGHVIEAVKAFSNGAPQADDITILALRYLGK; the protein is encoded by the coding sequence ATGCCGACCAAAATTCTGGTCGTAGATGACGAGCCGGATTTGGAGCTGATGATCAGCCAGAAATTCCGCAAACAAGTGCGCGACAAAGAACTGCAGTTCGATTTCGTCAAAAGCGGCGTCGAGGCGCTGAACAGGCTGCAAACCAACGGCGAGCCGGACGTTATTTTGACGGACATCAACATGCCGGAAATGGACGGGTTGACGCTGCTTGCCAAGCTCAGCGAGCAATATCCACTGATCAAATCCGTCATCGTTTCGGCTTACGGTGACATGTCGAACATTCGCACGGCTCTGAACCGCGGCGCGTTTGATTTTGTGACCAAGCCCATCGATTTCAACGATCTCGAGATCACACTCAAAAAAACCATTCACGAAGCGCTCGCTTTTAAGCAGGCGGTGAAAGACCGCGATCAACTGCTGTCGATTCAGCAGGAATTGGAAGTGGCGCGGAAAATTCAGCAATCGATCGTGCCGCGCAAATTTCCGGCGTTTCCCGGGCGGAAAGAATTTGATTTGTATGCCGAAATGATCCCGGCCAAAGACGTCGGCGGAGATTTCTACGATTTTTTTCTGATCGACGACGACCGGCTGGGTTTTGTGATCGGCGATGTCTCCGGCAAAGGCGTGCCGGCGGCGCTGTTCATGGCGGTCAGCAAAACTTTGTTGAAAGCGACAGCATTGAAAGGCTTGCCGCCGGATGAATGCCTGCAACAAATCAACCGCGTCCTGCATTTGGAAAGCGTCTCGGCGATGTTCGTCACGATCTTTTATGGCATTCTGAATACGCGCACGGGTGAGGTGGACTATTGCAACGGCGGCCATAATCCGCCGTACATTTTGCGCGCCGGCGGCGGCGTTGAAATGGTTGCATCCACCGGCGGCTTGGTGCTGGGGGCGATGCGAAATACCGCTTACCATGCCAAGAAGATGACGCTGCAATCCGGCGACGGGATTTTTCTTTACACCGACGGCGTGACCGAGGCGATGAACCGCGACAATGAACAATTCACCGAAGAACGCCTGGAGGAAAAGCTGAAAGCCGGGCGGGACACGACGCTGCCCAACATCGTCGGCCATGTGATCGAAGCGGTGAAGGCCTTTTCAAACGGCGCGCCGCAAGCGGATGATATTACGATTCTGGCGTTGAGATATTTGGGGAAGTGA